From a single Paenibacillus sp. FSL W8-0426 genomic region:
- a CDS encoding competence/damage-inducible protein A, with protein sequence MKAEIIAVGTELLLGQIVNTNARYLSRELAAIGIDVYFQTVVGDNLGRLSEAIRIAQGRADVILFSGGIGPTQDDLTKDALAAVLGRQLHIDRLSMDKIEKFFLDRNVDMTENNRRQAIVIEGGTPLANETGLAAGNAISDQGKHYIVMPGPPKELIPMFEQQVKPWLFQHVLTTEMPIYSRMLKFAGIGESALEDRLLDLIDGQTDPTIAPYASEGEVTVRVSTKAPSEGEAKVKLDAMEVQIRERLPEHLYANEDVPIEHAIVTMMTDMGLTLSAAESCTGGLVMQSLTSIPGSASILKGGIVCYSNELKEKLLNVPHNYLEGEDAPGAVSPEVAKVLAEQVRMIGDADFGLSVTGVAGPGYSERKPPGLVFIGLAQRDKETEIHELRINGNRETVRIRSAKAILYRLWRKLVDMD encoded by the coding sequence ATGAAGGCTGAAATCATAGCAGTAGGAACCGAGCTTTTGCTTGGGCAAATCGTAAATACGAATGCTAGATACCTTTCCCGCGAGCTTGCTGCGATCGGGATCGATGTCTATTTTCAAACTGTCGTTGGGGATAATCTGGGCCGGCTCAGCGAGGCCATTCGGATTGCACAAGGGCGTGCCGACGTTATCCTGTTCTCGGGAGGTATCGGCCCTACGCAGGATGACTTGACCAAGGATGCCCTGGCAGCCGTACTCGGACGGCAGCTTCATATTGACCGCTTGTCCATGGACAAAATCGAGAAGTTTTTCCTGGACCGCAATGTGGACATGACCGAAAATAACCGCCGTCAAGCGATCGTCATCGAAGGTGGAACGCCGCTGGCCAATGAGACGGGCCTTGCTGCCGGAAACGCCATTTCGGATCAGGGCAAACATTATATCGTCATGCCTGGGCCGCCGAAGGAGCTCATTCCGATGTTTGAACAACAAGTGAAGCCATGGCTGTTCCAGCATGTTCTGACGACCGAAATGCCGATTTATTCCCGCATGCTGAAATTTGCGGGAATTGGCGAGTCCGCACTGGAGGATCGGCTGCTGGACCTGATTGATGGACAAACGGATCCGACGATTGCCCCTTACGCAAGCGAGGGCGAAGTCACGGTCCGCGTATCCACCAAAGCGCCGAGCGAGGGCGAAGCAAAGGTGAAGCTGGATGCGATGGAGGTCCAAATCCGGGAAAGGCTGCCTGAGCATCTCTACGCTAATGAGGATGTGCCTATCGAACATGCGATTGTCACGATGATGACGGACATGGGGCTGACGCTTAGTGCTGCGGAGAGCTGCACGGGAGGCCTTGTCATGCAGAGCCTGACATCGATTCCGGGGAGCGCGTCCATTTTGAAGGGTGGCATCGTGTGTTATTCCAATGAGTTAAAAGAGAAGCTTTTGAACGTGCCGCACAATTATTTGGAAGGTGAAGACGCCCCTGGAGCCGTGAGTCCCGAGGTGGCCAAGGTTTTGGCAGAGCAGGTCCGGATGATCGGGGACGCCGATTTTGGCCTGTCGGTGACCGGTGTTGCCGGGCCTGGATATTCGGAGCGCAAACCGCCGGGACTTGTGTTCATCGGGCTGGCCCAGCGGGACAAAGAAACGGAAATCCATGAACTGCGGATCAACGGCAATCGTGAGACGGTGCGGATTCGTTCCGCCAAAGCTATATTGTATCGTCTGTGGCGCAAATTGGTCGATATGGACTAA
- the recA gene encoding recombinase RecA, translating to MSDRRAALDMALRQIEKQFGKGSIMKLGESTHMQVEIIPSGSLALDIALGTGGLPKGRIVEIYGPESSGKTTVALHAIAEVQKVGGQAAFIDAEHALDPLYASKLGVNIDELLLSQPDTGEQALEIAEALVRSGAVDIIVVDSVAALVPKAEIEGEMGDSHVGLQARLMSQALRKLSGAISKSKTIAIFINQLREKVGVMFGNPETTPGGRALKFYSTVRLDVRRVESIKSGNDIIGNRTRIKVVKNKVAPPFKQAEVDIMYGEGISREGSLIDIATELDIVNKSGAWYSYEGERLGQGRENAKQFIKEHTEISNVIEQKIREASNLTTVVPAPTNEQLKEEEEEEQELFELNE from the coding sequence TTGTCAGACCGTCGTGCCGCGCTTGATATGGCGCTCCGTCAAATAGAGAAGCAATTTGGTAAAGGTTCCATCATGAAATTGGGAGAATCCACTCACATGCAAGTGGAAATTATCCCCAGCGGATCCTTGGCTCTTGATATTGCATTAGGAACAGGTGGCCTTCCGAAAGGCCGTATTGTTGAAATATATGGACCGGAATCTTCCGGTAAAACAACCGTTGCCCTGCATGCCATTGCAGAGGTGCAAAAAGTGGGTGGACAAGCTGCATTTATCGACGCAGAGCATGCGCTTGATCCGCTGTATGCCAGCAAATTGGGCGTAAACATTGATGAACTGCTTCTTTCCCAGCCGGACACGGGTGAACAGGCGTTGGAGATTGCAGAAGCATTGGTTCGCAGCGGTGCTGTTGACATCATCGTTGTAGACTCGGTTGCCGCCTTGGTACCAAAAGCTGAAATCGAAGGTGAGATGGGTGACTCCCACGTTGGTTTGCAAGCCCGTTTGATGTCCCAGGCGCTTCGTAAGCTTTCGGGTGCCATCAGCAAATCGAAAACGATCGCGATCTTTATCAACCAGCTTCGTGAAAAAGTAGGCGTCATGTTCGGTAACCCTGAAACGACCCCAGGCGGACGGGCCTTGAAATTCTATTCTACAGTACGTCTGGACGTACGTCGCGTAGAAAGCATCAAGTCAGGTAACGATATCATCGGTAACCGTACGCGTATCAAAGTTGTTAAAAATAAGGTGGCCCCTCCATTCAAACAGGCTGAAGTGGATATCATGTACGGCGAAGGTATTTCCAGAGAGGGAAGTCTCATTGATATCGCTACAGAGCTTGATATCGTGAATAAGAGTGGTGCATGGTATTCTTACGAAGGTGAACGCCTTGGACAAGGGCGCGAGAATGCCAAGCAGTTCATTAAAGAGCACACCGAAATTTCTAACGTTATTGAGCAAAAAATCCGTGAAGCAAGCAATTTGACAACGGTAGTTCCGGCTCCGACCAATGAACAATTGAAAGAGGAAGAGGAAGAAGAACAGGAATTGTTTGAACTGAACGAGTAG
- a CDS encoding regulatory protein RecX: MDNTEKEQWEAEHEPEGIADFPDNEELVITRVDRLKSREARYRITFGTYSLTVLEDVMIKYRMTKGNTFVKRDLEKIVVADERQRIYVQSLRYLEHKQRTRRELAQKLQQKQFEVTLIEDVLDQLEREKLVDDQWFAKEWTRQRMTGQRKGKLWIRQELRQKGVSNDLIAEALQEVSAHDEFETALLAGRKKWKQVKGDISEKKRKTFPFLVRRGFPMDMVRRAVNVLIEEDGETDNEEHESWLWD, encoded by the coding sequence ATGGACAACACAGAGAAAGAACAGTGGGAAGCGGAACATGAACCGGAGGGGATCGCCGATTTTCCGGATAACGAGGAACTCGTAATTACACGCGTGGACAGGCTGAAGAGCCGGGAAGCACGGTATCGCATCACTTTTGGGACGTACTCGTTAACCGTACTGGAAGACGTTATGATCAAGTATCGCATGACCAAAGGGAATACGTTTGTGAAGCGGGATTTGGAAAAAATCGTTGTGGCGGACGAGCGCCAGCGCATCTATGTGCAGTCATTGCGATATCTTGAACATAAGCAGCGGACCCGGCGAGAATTGGCCCAGAAGCTTCAACAAAAACAGTTTGAGGTAACATTGATTGAAGATGTGCTGGATCAGCTGGAGCGGGAGAAACTCGTTGATGATCAGTGGTTTGCAAAGGAATGGACGAGACAGCGTATGACAGGCCAGCGGAAGGGAAAACTGTGGATAAGGCAGGAACTGCGCCAAAAAGGCGTATCCAATGATCTCATTGCCGAGGCTTTGCAAGAAGTTAGCGCGCACGATGAGTTTGAAACTGCCCTGCTAGCAGGTCGAAAAAAGTGGAAGCAGGTTAAAGGTGACATTTCCGAAAAAAAACGTAAAACATTTCCCTTTCTGGTTCGCCGCGGATTTCCCATGGATATGGTTCGTCGTGCGGTGAATGTTCTGATCGAGGAAGATGGCGAGACGGACAACGAAGAGCATGAAAGTTGGTTATGGGATTAA